In one window of Methanolobus mangrovi DNA:
- a CDS encoding ATP-binding cassette domain-containing protein, which translates to MICINNLSFRYPDGTLALDSVDLNIRKGEFIAIVGKNGCGKSTILRHMNGLLLPCEGSVTVKGMDTSDPSSLLKIRHTAGMVFQDPGSQFIGMTVEEDVAFGPENLGLSPEEIQFFVNRSLQDVGMLEHRNHTPRTLSGGQKQKVALASVLAMGPEIILFDEVTSMLDASSGKDILDLIKKLHKNGTTVVYVTHRLEELAYADRLVVMDKGRIIHDGNPRTILSKENPVSFGFALPPVIELARRLADENIIDPSLLPLSKEELREVLCQLM; encoded by the coding sequence ATGATTTGCATAAACAACCTGAGCTTCCGTTATCCTGATGGCACACTGGCACTGGATTCAGTTGATCTGAATATCCGTAAAGGTGAATTCATAGCCATAGTCGGAAAGAATGGTTGTGGTAAATCAACAATTTTGCGTCATATGAATGGCCTCCTCCTGCCCTGTGAAGGTTCTGTTACCGTAAAGGGAATGGATACATCTGATCCATCATCCCTCCTTAAAATTCGTCATACTGCAGGTATGGTCTTTCAGGACCCGGGTTCACAGTTCATCGGAATGACTGTGGAAGAGGATGTTGCATTCGGCCCTGAGAACCTGGGTCTGTCTCCTGAAGAGATACAGTTCTTTGTGAACCGATCCCTCCAGGATGTAGGTATGCTGGAACACAGGAATCATACTCCTCGTACATTAAGTGGTGGACAGAAACAAAAGGTGGCATTGGCATCTGTTCTTGCCATGGGCCCTGAGATCATACTATTTGACGAAGTCACTTCTATGCTGGATGCCAGTTCCGGGAAGGACATCCTTGACCTAATTAAGAAATTACATAAAAACGGAACTACTGTTGTATATGTAACCCATCGCCTGGAAGAACTTGCTTATGCAGATCGTCTTGTTGTGATGGACAAAGGTCGCATAATTCATGACGGAAACCCGCGTACCATATTAAGTAAGGAAAATCCTGTAAGCTTTGGCTTTGCCCTCCCTCCGGTAATTGAACTGGCCAGAAGGCTTGCAGACGAAAATATCATCGACCCGTCTCTCCTTCCGTTGTCTAAGGAAGAACTCCGGGAGGTTTTATGTCAATTGATGTGA
- a CDS encoding ATP-binding cassette domain-containing protein — protein sequence MSIDVKKVSFCYNRGTSLQKLALDNVSFSINKGEFVLIGGEVGSGKSTLLRHFNGLLRPHSGSVTVSGINTRDRKVRSKVGLLMQYPQKQLFGKTVYEDVSFGPSNFGSKGEELDKKVKDALNLVGLSENVSGLSPFSLSGGQMRLVALAGVLSMEPDYLVLDEPTSGLDPDNRSSLLSILGKLHSSGISIIVVSHQIVELLPFAEKVIILKKGSIDFIGTPKEYLRSAPTSLPEITCLMKELRAAGFNVRDDIYSVDDAFLEITNSLAEMGD from the coding sequence ATGTCAATTGATGTGAAAAAAGTGAGTTTCTGCTATAACAGGGGAACATCTCTTCAAAAACTTGCACTGGACAACGTAAGTTTCTCAATAAACAAAGGTGAATTTGTTCTCATAGGGGGTGAGGTCGGTTCCGGTAAATCCACTCTGCTCAGGCATTTCAATGGTCTTCTCAGACCTCACTCCGGTTCTGTAACAGTAAGCGGAATTAACACCCGGGACCGGAAAGTGAGATCAAAAGTGGGTCTGCTGATGCAATATCCTCAAAAGCAACTTTTCGGAAAAACCGTTTATGAAGATGTTTCCTTTGGTCCTTCTAACTTCGGATCAAAGGGCGAGGAACTGGACAAGAAGGTAAAGGATGCCTTGAATTTAGTGGGTCTTTCAGAGAACGTCTCTGGTCTATCACCATTTAGCCTTAGCGGCGGTCAGATGAGACTTGTGGCTTTGGCAGGAGTTTTATCCATGGAACCTGACTATCTTGTTCTGGATGAACCGACATCAGGGCTTGACCCGGATAATCGTTCTTCCCTTCTATCAATATTGGGCAAGCTTCATAGTTCGGGAATTTCCATAATTGTGGTTTCGCATCAAATAGTTGAGCTTCTTCCCTTCGCAGAAAAAGTGATAATTCTTAAAAAAGGGAGCATCGATTTCATCGGTACTCCAAAAGAATACTTAAGGTCAGCACCAACTTCACTGCCGGAGATAACATGTCTTATGAAAGAACTCCGGGCAGCAGGTTTCAATGTGCGTGATGATATTTACTCTGTTGATGATGCTTTTTTGGAAATAACCAATTCATTGGCAGAAATGGGGGATTAG
- a CDS encoding helix-turn-helix transcriptional regulator yields MKTRIKELRARYDLTQEDLANKVGVRRETIGFLEKGKYNPSLKLAYKVAKTLETTIDELFIFEESDLE; encoded by the coding sequence ATGAAGACGAGGATCAAGGAACTCAGGGCCAGATACGACCTGACCCAGGAAGACCTTGCAAACAAAGTAGGTGTCAGGCGGGAAACTATCGGTTTTCTGGAAAAAGGGAAATACAATCCCTCACTAAAACTTGCATATAAAGTAGCAAAGACCCTGGAAACAACTATAGATGAACTGTTCATCTTTGAGGAATCAGACCTCGAATAA
- a CDS encoding ArsR/SmtB family transcription factor, with amino-acid sequence MCQIFNALQCTTRLKILFLLLQGEMCVKEIEDALGMTQSSISHSLKHLRQLDIVRMKKEGRFAVYYLADGHVELFMSMCREHVEETK; translated from the coding sequence ATGTGCCAGATTTTTAATGCTCTCCAGTGTACCACACGCCTGAAAATACTCTTTCTCCTACTACAAGGAGAAATGTGCGTGAAAGAGATAGAGGATGCACTTGGAATGACCCAGTCTTCGATCTCCCATAGCCTGAAACATCTCAGGCAACTTGATATTGTGAGGATGAAAAAAGAAGGCAGGTTTGCGGTATACTATCTGGCTGACGGGCATGTTGAACTATTCATGTCTATGTGCAGGGAACATGTGGAGGAAACAAAATAA
- the wrbA gene encoding NAD(P)H:quinone oxidoreductase type IV, protein MKINVIFYSLYGHNYKMAEAVAKGAMEVEGADVGLFQVSETFTPDILEKMGATESKKSFEHIPVATIENLTEADAIIFGTPTRFGMMTAQMRAFLDRTGGIWVKGALIGKVGSVFTSSSTQHGGQESTILSFHATLLHHGMIIVGVPYSETRQSTLSEITGGSPYGASTIAGGGANTRQPSDNELGIARFQGRHVAEITKKLVGE, encoded by the coding sequence ATGAAAATAAATGTTATTTTTTACAGTCTGTACGGTCACAACTACAAAATGGCTGAAGCCGTTGCAAAAGGTGCCATGGAGGTAGAAGGTGCTGATGTTGGCCTTTTTCAGGTTTCGGAAACTTTCACACCTGACATACTGGAAAAGATGGGGGCTACAGAATCCAAAAAGAGTTTTGAGCACATCCCTGTTGCAACCATTGAGAATCTCACCGAGGCAGATGCCATTATTTTCGGAACGCCAACAAGGTTCGGCATGATGACTGCACAGATGCGCGCATTTCTTGACAGGACAGGTGGCATCTGGGTGAAAGGTGCTCTCATCGGTAAAGTGGGCAGTGTTTTCACATCCAGCAGCACCCAGCACGGCGGTCAGGAATCAACAATACTGAGTTTCCACGCAACCCTGCTGCATCACGGTATGATTATAGTCGGAGTTCCATATTCGGAAACCAGGCAGTCAACTCTTTCTGAGATTACAGGTGGCAGTCCATACGGTGCTTCAACGATTGCTGGTGGCGGTGCTAATACACGACAACCGAGTGATAACGAGCTTGGGATTGCCAGGTTTCAGGGCAGGCACGTTGCGGAGATCACGAAGAAGCTGGTTGGGGAGTGA
- a CDS encoding DUF5658 family protein produces MSFVRDIIPVLILYIIGDTITTFYALGTGVFYEGNPILFHLFKIYGYSFLIPLKLGFIFLLYHVYRNADRYYWNITRYSVSCIGLLATASNMMAVLCH; encoded by the coding sequence ATGTCATTTGTAAGGGATATCATACCTGTATTGATTTTGTACATAATAGGTGATACCATAACCACATTCTATGCATTGGGGACGGGTGTGTTCTATGAAGGAAATCCTATTCTGTTCCATCTCTTCAAAATATATGGGTACAGTTTCCTGATACCTCTAAAATTGGGTTTCATATTCCTGTTATATCATGTCTACAGGAATGCAGACCGCTATTACTGGAACATCACAAGATATTCCGTATCATGTATTGGTCTTCTTGCGACTGCAAGCAACATGATGGCAGTCCTCTGCCATTAA
- the thsA gene encoding thermosome subunit alpha: MAGQPTYALGNSGRARDAQSINILAGKAVARAVRTTLGPKGMDKMLVDGLGDIVITNDGATILREMDIEHPAAKMVVEVSKAQDDEVGDGTTTAAVLTGELLTMAEELIAKGVHPTIIATGYRHAAKKAIEILKTITIEVSKDDRETLKKLAKTSLTGKAAGEYKDFLAEIALDAVLSVAEETDEGITVDVGDITIEKREGGSILDTELITGLVIDKERVRPNMPKKIENAKILLASFAIEFQKIEKTAEIKITSPDQMQLFVEQEEKMVKEMVDKIVASGANVVFCQKGIDDLAQYYLEKAGIYACRRITKSDLQKLAKATGATLFQDVTDIRPEDLGSAESVEEKNLHGSKMTFFLGCKEEKTASVILHGGTTHIVDSLKRALNDALCVIGVALEDRSIVAGGGSPEIELALRLREYASTLKGREQLAVAKFAEAFEIIPQTLAENAGLDPIDKLVELRSQHEQGNKNMGLDVYTGKVIDMYENDVLEPLRIKTQAINAATEATVMILRIDDVVAASGRGGAMPPGMPQPDMDM, translated from the coding sequence TTGGCAGGACAGCCTACATACGCTTTAGGGAACAGTGGCCGTGCAAGAGATGCCCAGAGCATTAACATACTTGCAGGCAAAGCAGTTGCACGCGCAGTAAGGACCACCCTTGGTCCAAAAGGTATGGACAAGATGCTTGTTGATGGACTTGGAGATATCGTCATCACTAACGATGGTGCCACTATCCTCAGGGAAATGGACATCGAACACCCAGCTGCAAAGATGGTGGTTGAAGTTTCAAAGGCACAGGATGATGAGGTTGGCGATGGTACAACAACAGCAGCTGTACTTACAGGAGAACTTCTCACAATGGCAGAGGAGCTTATTGCAAAGGGAGTTCACCCAACAATCATTGCAACTGGTTACAGACATGCCGCAAAGAAGGCTATTGAGATATTGAAGACCATCACTATCGAAGTTTCCAAGGACGACAGGGAAACCCTGAAGAAACTGGCAAAGACCTCCCTCACAGGAAAGGCTGCCGGAGAATACAAGGACTTCCTTGCTGAGATCGCTCTTGATGCAGTACTTTCAGTTGCAGAAGAAACTGATGAAGGCATCACAGTCGATGTAGGCGATATCACTATCGAGAAACGTGAAGGCGGTAGTATCCTTGACACCGAACTTATCACAGGTCTTGTAATTGATAAGGAAAGGGTCAGACCTAACATGCCAAAGAAGATCGAGAACGCAAAGATTCTCCTTGCAAGCTTTGCAATTGAGTTCCAGAAGATCGAGAAAACTGCAGAGATAAAGATCACCTCACCTGACCAGATGCAGCTCTTCGTTGAACAGGAAGAGAAAATGGTCAAGGAAATGGTAGACAAGATCGTTGCAAGTGGCGCAAACGTAGTCTTCTGCCAGAAGGGCATTGATGATCTTGCACAGTACTATCTTGAGAAAGCTGGTATCTATGCCTGCAGAAGGATCACAAAGAGCGACCTTCAGAAGCTTGCAAAGGCAACAGGTGCAACACTTTTCCAGGATGTAACTGACATCAGGCCAGAGGACCTTGGTTCAGCTGAGTCTGTAGAAGAAAAGAACCTCCATGGTTCAAAGATGACATTCTTCCTCGGATGTAAGGAAGAAAAGACTGCATCAGTCATTCTCCACGGTGGTACAACACACATAGTTGACAGTCTTAAGCGCGCACTGAACGATGCACTTTGTGTCATTGGTGTAGCACTGGAAGACCGCAGCATTGTTGCTGGTGGCGGTTCCCCGGAGATCGAGCTTGCGCTCAGGCTCAGGGAATATGCATCAACACTTAAGGGCAGAGAGCAGCTCGCAGTCGCTAAGTTTGCAGAAGCATTCGAAATCATTCCTCAGACCCTCGCAGAAAATGCAGGTCTTGACCCAATAGACAAGCTTGTCGAGCTTCGTTCACAGCACGAGCAGGGTAACAAGAACATGGGTCTCGATGTCTATACCGGAAAGGTCATAGACATGTATGAGAACGATGTCCTCGAACCACTCAGAATAAAGACCCAGGCAATCAATGCAGCTACCGAAGCAACAGTCATGATCCTCAGGATCGATGATGTTGTAGCAGCAAGCGGCAGAGGCGGCGCAATGCCACCAGGTATGCCACAGCCTGATATGGATATGTAA
- a CDS encoding SO_0444 family Cu/Zn efflux transporter has product MTFLNTLLSIISGVLAESWDLFEEAAPYLILGFAVAGILHVMVPDEKILKHLGKSAGKFRSALNASLLGIPLPLCSCGVVPTALSLKNRGATKGATLSFLISTPETGVDSIAITYALLDPIMTVFRPLASMVTALLTGIAENIMGEKKEATSQKKNILMMQPMAACSDSSCSCNNSSFSVEDASPLRKLQEAFRYSFVELLGDISTWLIAGILIAGVISYMVPDELVDVYLGGGIFSMLIMLVIGIPLYICATASTPLAAALVSKGMSPGTAFVFLLAGPATNAATITMVAKFLGKRSATLYLGMIALCSLAFGLFLDAIYFRLGIEASSIVGSASDVLTPGIKTTFALILIPFIVYGIYKQNFKKR; this is encoded by the coding sequence ATGACATTCTTAAACACTCTATTATCAATCATCTCAGGTGTTCTGGCCGAATCATGGGATTTGTTTGAAGAGGCGGCACCTTATCTCATACTGGGATTTGCAGTTGCGGGTATTTTGCACGTAATGGTCCCGGATGAAAAAATTCTGAAGCATCTGGGCAAGTCTGCAGGAAAGTTCAGGTCAGCCCTGAATGCATCATTGCTTGGAATCCCGTTGCCACTGTGTTCATGCGGTGTGGTTCCGACTGCCCTTTCATTGAAGAACAGAGGGGCTACAAAAGGTGCAACTCTCTCTTTCCTTATATCTACTCCGGAAACAGGAGTAGATTCCATAGCCATCACATATGCATTGCTGGACCCTATTATGACTGTATTCCGTCCTCTTGCCAGTATGGTAACTGCATTACTTACAGGGATCGCAGAAAATATAATGGGTGAAAAAAAGGAAGCAACCTCTCAAAAGAAGAACATTCTCATGATGCAGCCTATGGCAGCATGCAGTGACTCATCCTGTTCCTGTAACAATAGTTCATTTTCAGTTGAAGATGCTTCACCTCTTCGGAAGTTGCAGGAAGCTTTCAGGTATTCTTTCGTTGAGCTTCTCGGGGACATTTCCACATGGTTAATAGCAGGTATACTGATTGCTGGAGTCATATCCTATATGGTGCCTGATGAGTTGGTGGATGTTTATCTTGGAGGTGGCATTTTTTCAATGCTAATTATGCTGGTCATAGGTATACCGCTCTATATATGTGCAACAGCATCAACACCACTTGCAGCTGCCCTTGTTTCTAAGGGGATGAGTCCGGGAACAGCTTTTGTGTTCCTGCTTGCCGGGCCTGCTACAAATGCAGCAACTATTACAATGGTCGCAAAATTCCTCGGAAAAAGAAGTGCCACTCTGTATCTTGGAATGATCGCATTGTGTTCGCTGGCATTCGGCCTGTTTCTCGATGCCATCTATTTCAGACTGGGTATTGAGGCCAGTTCTATTGTCGGTAGTGCAAGCGATGTATTGACTCCCGGAATAAAGACAACGTTCGCACTAATCCTGATACCCTTCATAGTTTATGGCATATACAAACAGAATTTTAAAAAAAGATAG
- a CDS encoding TOBE domain-containing protein, producing METKTKVWLAEDGKPIIGAGKVKLLKAIDEERSLRKACEKMDISYKHAWNVLNKISERLGKDVVTTVRGGKSQGTFLTDEGRKLISEYEMSRKFINDTMEDEGSWENIGLAISARNKIPATVIGVESEGLVSKIRLEIDPSALTSIITSEAVERLNIKEGDKVFAIIKSTEVLIGKEMNKD from the coding sequence ATGGAAACAAAAACAAAGGTATGGCTTGCAGAGGATGGAAAACCCATCATCGGTGCAGGTAAAGTAAAACTGCTCAAAGCCATAGACGAGGAAAGATCACTTCGAAAAGCCTGCGAAAAAATGGACATATCCTACAAACATGCCTGGAACGTGCTGAACAAGATAAGTGAAAGGCTTGGGAAAGATGTTGTTACCACTGTTAGAGGCGGGAAGAGCCAGGGAACCTTCCTCACTGATGAAGGACGAAAGCTTATCAGTGAATATGAAATGAGCAGGAAATTCATCAATGATACCATGGAAGACGAAGGTTCGTGGGAGAACATAGGACTTGCCATATCTGCACGTAATAAAATCCCTGCAACAGTTATTGGTGTGGAATCAGAAGGGCTTGTATCAAAAATCAGGCTGGAGATCGACCCCTCGGCGCTTACATCCATTATCACTTCAGAAGCAGTTGAGAGACTCAACATTAAAGAAGGAGATAAGGTATTTGCAATAATCAAGTCTACTGAAGTCCTTATTGGGAAAGAGATGAATAAGGATTAA
- a CDS encoding energy-coupling factor transporter transmembrane component T family protein, with the protein MDYLFLSFIPGESLLHRLDPRTKILGLMLASICILETSSFEGMALITLVFTVLVIACKLPLMHFARSVRPMILFFVLLFLMQLFLTEGASIFQFKWITASYEGLILGTILTLRFIFLLLFAALLTATTSPSKITAGIERLLRPLPLKYIGITSHDLAMMMSLSIYFVPMLYDNFRTLRDAQLSRGLDIKKEPVKAILSFSVPLISISVRAVEEVALAMESRCYVGMGRTSMHVMELKGSDYLSLFLYGILFVFCIVL; encoded by the coding sequence ATGGATTATCTATTTTTGTCATTTATCCCCGGTGAATCCCTGCTTCACAGGCTCGATCCGAGGACAAAGATCCTTGGTCTTATGCTTGCAAGCATATGCATTCTTGAGACTTCATCCTTTGAAGGGATGGCATTGATCACTCTTGTTTTTACGGTTCTTGTGATAGCATGTAAACTGCCATTGATGCACTTTGCCCGATCAGTAAGGCCAATGATTCTCTTTTTTGTGCTACTCTTCCTGATGCAATTATTTTTAACAGAAGGAGCGTCAATTTTTCAATTCAAATGGATAACTGCCAGCTATGAAGGCCTGATACTTGGTACTATTCTCACTCTGCGTTTCATTTTTCTGTTACTCTTTGCAGCATTGCTCACAGCGACCACATCTCCTTCAAAAATAACAGCAGGGATTGAAAGGCTTCTTCGCCCTCTGCCACTAAAATATATCGGGATAACTTCTCATGACCTCGCAATGATGATGTCCCTTTCTATCTATTTTGTACCGATGTTGTATGATAATTTCAGAACCCTCAGGGATGCCCAGCTTTCCCGTGGACTGGATATTAAAAAAGAGCCTGTAAAAGCCATATTATCCTTTTCTGTCCCTCTTATCAGTATTTCTGTACGTGCAGTGGAAGAAGTGGCTCTTGCGATGGAAAGTCGTTGTTATGTGGGTATGGGGCGTACATCCATGCATGTAATGGAGCTTAAGGGCAGCGATTATCTGAGTTTGTTTTTATACGGGATCCTGTTTGTTTTTTGTATTGTGTTATGA
- a CDS encoding biotin transporter BioY encodes MNDKVYSHNSNIRKMVFASLFAAMMAVGAYIKIPVPISPVPITLQVLFVLMAGAMLGARWGTISVIVYLFLGIAGLPVFSGGSSGLGVLFGPTGGYLVGFMFAALIIGVLCDRYGREKVHFNALFMLAGLFVIYLFGILQLMNVASLTLPEAVAIGLLSYIPGAILKLLVAAIIASRYSI; translated from the coding sequence ATGAATGACAAAGTGTACTCTCATAATAGCAACATCAGAAAAATGGTCTTTGCATCCCTGTTTGCTGCCATGATGGCAGTAGGGGCTTATATTAAAATCCCTGTTCCCATAAGTCCTGTACCGATTACGTTACAGGTTCTTTTTGTATTGATGGCAGGAGCAATGCTTGGTGCCAGATGGGGAACGATAAGTGTGATAGTCTACCTGTTTCTGGGAATTGCAGGTCTTCCTGTATTTTCAGGTGGTAGTTCAGGTCTGGGTGTGCTTTTCGGACCAACCGGTGGTTATCTGGTAGGTTTCATGTTTGCTGCACTGATAATCGGGGTATTATGCGACCGATATGGCAGGGAAAAGGTCCATTTCAATGCACTGTTCATGCTGGCAGGTCTTTTTGTTATCTACCTTTTCGGTATTTTACAACTCATGAACGTTGCAAGTCTGACACTTCCTGAAGCTGTAGCTATAGGTCTTCTTTCCTATATTCCGGGAGCTATCCTTAAATTACTTGTCGCTGCAATAATCGCATCAAGATATTCTATTTGA